The Flavobacterium johnsoniae UW101 genomic interval TCTGTAAAGTGTAATCTGCTTTTTTTGAAATTATTTTTTGATTGACTGCCACGCTGAAAGTAAGTGAATCAAACTCATATTTTTCGTTTAAATTCTGCAATAATTTTTGCAGAGACAATTCTTCGGAAAAAGATAATTTTTCGAATTCGCATTTTGTTTTTTCGGCAACAGCTCCAAAATATTTAATCTCGATCATTTTTATAAATTTAAATTCTGGAAAATGAATTCGTCTTCAAAATGTTCCTGAAAATAGGAAATCCAGCTCGAAGTATTTCTCACTACTTCGCCAATCACAATAATAGCTGGCGATGATATATTTTTTTCAGCAACCAATTTAGTGATTGTATTGATCGTTCCAATCACTTTTTGTTCTGAATTTTTGGTTCCGTTTTGAATGATGGCGATTGGTAAATCTTCATTTCTGTTTTCCTGATAAATCGAAATGATTTCGTTCAACTTGTGCATGCCCATCAAAATAACTACCGTTGCAGCCGATTTTGAAGCTAACTGAACATCTTTTGATAATTTATGATCGGATGTTGTTCCTGTAATAACCCAAAAACTTTCGGCAACTTTGCGCTGTGTTAAACTAATTCCAACCGAAGCAGGAACTCCCAAAGCCGATGAAATCCCGGGAACAATAGCAGTTTCAATTCCGAAATCTTCTGCAAACTCGATTTCTTCGCTTCCTCTTCCAAAAACAAACGGATCTCCGCCTTTTAAGCGCACCACATGTCCGTAAGTTTTCGCCATCGAAACAATCAAATCGTTAATTTGATCTTGTGTGTATGCATGGCATCCTAATCGTTTTCCAACAAAAACAATTTCTGCATTTGATGCATATTCTAATAATTCTTCGTTGACTAAAGCGTCATACAAAACTACATCGGCACTTTTTAAAGCTTTTATAGCTTTCATTGTAATCAGCTCAACGTCGCCCGGACCTGCGCCAACAATTGTCAATTTTGGTGTTTTTAAGTTTTGCATAATCTTTAACTTAAATTGATATTCAGATCGTTTAATTCGTCGGCTGAATTAATATTGGTTAAATGAAAGTTTTCGCTTTCTTCTATATTTAAAATCTGATGCGGTACTTTTGCCAACAAATCCATCATTTTCAATTCATCAGCTTCAATTGCACTTTTGATAATCGGAAGAATTTTTTTTGAATAAATTCCAATTAATGGATGTGTTTTACTTTCTGAAGCAAAAACAGTAATACCGGCTTCTTCGGTATGTTTTGATATTAATTCCTGTAATAATTCGGTTGAAATTAACGGAATATCGCAGCTTAAAATCAGATTGAATTCGGTTTCAGAATGGGATAATGCGGTATAAATACCGCCTAATGGTCCTTTATCTAAAACCAGATCCGGGATTTTTTCATACGGCAGGTAATCGTATTCTTTTGATGCTGTAATTAATTTTATCTGCTCTGTAATAGGCAGAATTGCCTGAATTATATGTTCAATAAACGGTTTGTGCTGAAACAAAACCAATCCTTTTTCTGACTGCATTCTGGAGCTTTTTCCTCCGCAAAGAATAAATGTTGTTAGTGTTTCCATATCATTTTTTGTTTCAGGCTTTTTCTATTTATTCAGCCACAGATTTCACAGATTAAACAGATTATTTTTAAATGTTTTGTCTTATTTTTTGCCACGATCCAAGCGATAGTGAACAGGAAAAGCAATTACGCAGATTTTCATTAATTT includes:
- a CDS encoding molybdenum cofactor guanylyltransferase yields the protein METLTTFILCGGKSSRMQSEKGLVLFQHKPFIEHIIQAILPITEQIKLITASKEYDYLPYEKIPDLVLDKGPLGGIYTALSHSETEFNLILSCDIPLISTELLQELISKHTEEAGITVFASESKTHPLIGIYSKKILPIIKSAIEADELKMMDLLAKVPHQILNIEESENFHLTNINSADELNDLNINLS
- a CDS encoding MoaD/ThiS family protein, producing MIEIKYFGAVAEKTKCEFEKLSFSEELSLQKLLQNLNEKYEFDSLTFSVAVNQKIISKKADYTLQTSDIVALLPPFAGG
- the cobA gene encoding uroporphyrinogen-III C-methyltransferase — encoded protein: MQNLKTPKLTIVGAGPGDVELITMKAIKALKSADVVLYDALVNEELLEYASNAEIVFVGKRLGCHAYTQDQINDLIVSMAKTYGHVVRLKGGDPFVFGRGSEEIEFAEDFGIETAIVPGISSALGVPASVGISLTQRKVAESFWVITGTTSDHKLSKDVQLASKSAATVVILMGMHKLNEIISIYQENRNEDLPIAIIQNGTKNSEQKVIGTINTITKLVAEKNISSPAIIVIGEVVRNTSSWISYFQEHFEDEFIFQNLNL